The Sorangiineae bacterium MSr11367 genome window below encodes:
- a CDS encoding helix-turn-helix transcriptional regulator — protein MAVGASYGRTVGYAFGDFRFAPESRSLLLFDEPVRLGARGFDILRILVERAGTVVAADELLTLVWPDVVVEDTNLRVQIGALRKVLARGEQGLRSIETVPRGYRFTLPVLPWADDPVELLSNEHTLHNLPALLATTIGRAETIALLADSLAQRRLVTISGPGGVGKTTAAIAVARQCLRRFSDGICFVDFSSLTDPSLVMSSLASALGIGVLANEPLTGLLSHLRKKEMLLLFDTCEHVVDAVAALVESLLSRLPKLRILATSREVLRAAGEWAHRLPCLPYPPLTDGLSAADALAYPSVDLFVQRARATSDRFELQDADADIVAAICRRLDGIPLAIEFAAARVGELGLREVSVRLDDRFNVLTYGRRKALPRHKTLSATLDWSYHLLPSEEQATLRHLSVFRGAFTADAAVAVAGGPGARSVTLTHLSNLFAKSLVTVDIGGETPLYRLLDTTRAFAAEKQAAGERNEVSARHARHVVASLHGAELDDGGPDSQPWTERHRNLIDNLRGALDWALSESGDRALGLQLIGTSMRISYSLALFGEYARRLRALFEHMSDKSADDPATSSSLWEVYGHAMWHSGEPFEKVVEAFRTSLELARDAGLVEAQLRLLWAQHVVFGYNGHYEESLALAKDYESLAENVESPEIKRKGQKMLGFALHCMGDHTGARIRTERVFAEPEGATPAGRPRGIQFDERLAALLTLPRILWLQGHPAQAWECACEGLELVRTIGQPLPLCSMISLAALPVAFWTGKLAVAKELTDTLFTTSAEHSLVLSHIFSQAYRDVVEGTFDTSQEPVGGAFVAEMVATVNEAYAIEATLARIEQGYDRWCTSEVHRIRGARWLARGDAQHAARAEAAFRRSLEVAQRQQALAWELRTATTLAEHAQGRQGYTEARDRLAAVYERFTEGFDTRDLVRAASILDSKRPPASNR, from the coding sequence ATGGCAGTCGGAGCAAGCTACGGGAGGACGGTTGGCTACGCTTTTGGCGACTTTCGTTTTGCCCCGGAATCGCGCAGTTTGCTCTTGTTCGACGAGCCAGTCCGGTTGGGTGCCCGGGGGTTCGACATTCTTCGGATCTTGGTCGAACGGGCCGGAACCGTCGTCGCCGCGGATGAATTGCTGACGTTGGTATGGCCCGACGTGGTGGTCGAGGACACCAACCTGCGCGTTCAAATCGGCGCGCTTCGCAAGGTGTTGGCCCGCGGCGAGCAGGGGCTCCGCAGCATCGAAACCGTGCCGCGCGGTTATCGGTTCACGCTTCCCGTTTTGCCCTGGGCGGACGACCCCGTCGAGCTGCTATCGAACGAGCATACGCTGCACAATTTGCCGGCGTTGCTGGCCACCACGATCGGGCGCGCCGAGACCATCGCGCTCCTCGCGGATTCATTGGCCCAACGGCGACTGGTCACCATCTCGGGGCCCGGTGGCGTCGGCAAGACCACCGCGGCCATCGCGGTGGCGCGGCAATGCTTGCGGCGTTTTTCCGACGGAATCTGTTTCGTCGACTTCTCGTCCCTGACCGATCCGTCCCTCGTCATGAGCTCATTGGCCTCGGCGCTCGGGATTGGGGTGCTCGCCAACGAGCCACTGACCGGCTTGCTTTCCCATTTGCGCAAAAAGGAAATGCTGCTTCTGTTCGACACCTGCGAGCACGTGGTGGACGCGGTGGCGGCGCTGGTGGAGTCGTTGCTTTCGCGACTTCCCAAGCTTCGCATCCTGGCCACCAGTCGCGAAGTTTTGCGTGCCGCCGGGGAATGGGCGCATCGTCTTCCTTGTCTGCCGTATCCTCCGCTCACGGACGGATTGAGCGCGGCCGATGCCCTTGCGTATCCCTCGGTGGACCTTTTCGTTCAGCGGGCGCGCGCGACCTCCGATCGATTCGAACTGCAAGATGCCGATGCCGACATCGTCGCGGCCATCTGCCGCCGTCTCGACGGAATACCGCTGGCCATCGAGTTTGCGGCGGCGCGCGTGGGGGAGCTCGGCCTTCGTGAGGTTTCCGTGCGCCTCGACGATCGTTTCAACGTGCTGACCTATGGGCGGCGCAAGGCGCTTCCGCGGCACAAGACGCTCTCGGCGACGTTGGACTGGAGTTACCATTTGCTGCCTTCCGAGGAGCAGGCGACGTTGCGGCACCTCTCCGTCTTCCGCGGAGCGTTCACTGCGGATGCGGCGGTGGCCGTGGCAGGCGGCCCGGGGGCACGTTCCGTGACGCTGACCCACTTGTCGAATCTCTTTGCCAAGTCGCTCGTGACGGTCGACATCGGTGGGGAAACTCCCCTTTACCGATTGTTGGATACGACCCGGGCGTTCGCGGCCGAAAAGCAAGCCGCCGGCGAGCGGAACGAGGTCTCGGCTCGCCATGCGAGGCACGTCGTCGCTTCCCTTCACGGGGCGGAGCTCGACGATGGGGGCCCGGACAGCCAACCTTGGACGGAGCGCCATCGCAACTTGATCGACAATCTGCGCGGCGCGCTCGATTGGGCGCTGTCCGAGTCCGGAGACCGCGCTCTCGGCCTGCAGCTCATAGGGACCTCCATGAGGATCTCGTACAGCCTCGCCCTTTTCGGCGAGTACGCACGGCGGCTGAGGGCTCTGTTCGAGCACATGTCCGACAAGTCCGCGGACGATCCGGCGACGTCGAGCAGCCTCTGGGAGGTGTACGGACACGCAATGTGGCACTCGGGGGAGCCGTTCGAGAAGGTGGTCGAAGCCTTTCGAACGTCGCTCGAACTGGCCCGGGATGCAGGGCTCGTCGAAGCGCAGCTCCGTCTCCTCTGGGCCCAGCACGTCGTCTTCGGTTACAATGGCCACTACGAGGAGTCGCTGGCACTCGCGAAGGACTACGAATCGCTTGCGGAGAACGTCGAATCCCCGGAAATCAAGCGCAAGGGCCAGAAAATGCTCGGCTTCGCGCTTCACTGCATGGGAGATCACACGGGGGCGCGAATCCGTACGGAACGCGTGTTCGCCGAGCCGGAGGGCGCTACGCCGGCGGGCCGCCCGCGGGGAATCCAATTCGACGAGCGCCTCGCCGCCCTCCTGACGCTCCCGCGCATTCTCTGGCTTCAAGGCCATCCCGCGCAGGCGTGGGAATGCGCCTGTGAAGGCCTCGAGCTGGTGCGAACCATCGGCCAGCCGCTGCCGCTATGCTCCATGATCTCCTTGGCCGCGCTTCCCGTCGCGTTTTGGACGGGCAAGTTGGCAGTGGCCAAAGAGCTCACGGATACGCTTTTCACCACGTCCGCGGAGCACTCCCTCGTCCTGTCGCATATCTTCTCGCAAGCCTACCGGGATGTCGTGGAGGGCACGTTCGACACGAGCCAGGAGCCGGTGGGCGGCGCATTCGTCGCGGAGATGGTGGCAACGGTGAATGAGGCCTACGCCATCGAAGCGACGCTCGCCCGTATCGAGCAGGGCTACGACCGATGGTGTACGTCCGAGGTGCACCGAATTCGAGGGGCGCGATGGCTCGCCCGAGGGGATGCCCAGCACGCCGCACGCGCCGAGGCCGCCTTTCGACGATCGCTCGAGGTCGCGCAACGCCAGCAGGCATTGGCTTGGGAGCTGCGAACGGCGACCACCCTCGCGGAGCACGCGCAAGGTCGGCAAGGGTACACCGAAGCGCGCGATCGGCTCGCCGCCGTGTACGAGCGCTTCACCGAGGGCTTCGACACGCGCGATTTGGTGCGGGCGGCGTCCATCCTCGACTCGAAACGGCCACCTGCTTCGAATCGATAG
- a CDS encoding carboxylesterase family protein: MNRCRSISWAVATSGLLLWGCTAETKAHVDEASHDTLAQDMDALDESIVRTGSGPVKGALFDGYRTFLGIPYAAPPVGVLRWHAPAPATAWTEARDATKTPNVCPQFGPSGVAGDEDCLYLNVTTPRGPSRGPRPVMVWLHGGGNYAGFGHRYDPHRLAVTGDAVVVTANYRLSVFGLFAHPNLGDTNFTLQDQQAALRWVQQNAAAFGGDPTNVTFFGESAGGLSVCAHLTSPSASGLFQRAAIQSGMCTTDWPNQGLNATGPAASGWVLPQEAEQVGLATAKVFGCTDPATAIDCLRKVPAAALLTSAPVLTLPGFASPVYGTPILPEHPAAALAQGHFLRVPVLAGSNLDEGRAFVRAFDDIKPITAERYSQLLQTSYAEKADAVAAYYPLAQYDSPALAWASVITDRVIVCPTLRGNRLLAAHTTVYAYEFADRAAPALLPIPAGMPAGAMHTAELPYLFDLTSPSATLAPAQQSLAATMVGYWTRFARTGNPNGRELPAWTRFRGWNATPYVQSLNTGTNAIGPVDLGAEHRCDFWESL, from the coding sequence ATGAATCGATGTAGGTCGATTTCTTGGGCGGTTGCAACCAGCGGCCTTTTGCTTTGGGGATGCACGGCGGAGACCAAGGCGCACGTCGACGAGGCATCGCACGACACGTTGGCGCAGGATATGGACGCATTGGACGAGTCCATCGTTCGGACCGGTTCCGGCCCCGTGAAAGGGGCATTGTTCGATGGTTACCGCACCTTCCTCGGCATTCCCTACGCGGCACCGCCCGTGGGCGTGCTGCGATGGCATGCGCCGGCGCCTGCCACGGCATGGACCGAGGCGCGGGATGCCACCAAAACGCCAAACGTGTGCCCGCAGTTCGGGCCCAGCGGGGTCGCGGGCGACGAGGATTGCCTTTACCTGAATGTGACCACCCCGCGGGGCCCATCGCGCGGACCGCGGCCCGTCATGGTGTGGCTCCACGGCGGCGGGAATTATGCCGGATTCGGCCATCGCTACGATCCCCATCGCCTGGCCGTGACGGGGGACGCGGTGGTGGTGACCGCCAATTACCGACTCAGCGTGTTCGGTTTGTTCGCACATCCGAACCTTGGCGACACGAATTTCACCTTGCAGGATCAGCAGGCCGCGCTCCGCTGGGTGCAGCAGAACGCCGCGGCCTTCGGCGGCGATCCGACGAACGTGACCTTCTTTGGTGAGTCTGCCGGCGGATTGAGCGTATGCGCGCATTTGACGTCGCCTTCGGCGTCGGGACTCTTTCAACGGGCCGCCATCCAGAGCGGCATGTGCACCACCGATTGGCCGAACCAAGGCTTGAATGCCACCGGCCCGGCCGCGTCCGGATGGGTCTTGCCCCAAGAGGCCGAGCAAGTCGGTCTCGCGACCGCGAAGGTCTTCGGCTGCACGGACCCTGCCACGGCCATCGATTGCCTGCGCAAGGTTCCCGCGGCAGCGCTTCTCACGTCCGCGCCGGTGCTGACGTTGCCAGGATTCGCCAGTCCCGTTTACGGTACGCCCATCTTGCCGGAGCATCCGGCGGCGGCCCTGGCCCAAGGACACTTCCTTCGCGTACCGGTGCTCGCGGGCTCGAATCTCGACGAGGGGCGGGCCTTCGTGCGCGCATTCGACGACATCAAGCCCATTACGGCCGAACGGTATTCCCAATTGCTCCAAACGTCGTACGCCGAAAAGGCGGACGCGGTCGCTGCGTATTACCCGCTTGCGCAATACGATTCGCCCGCGTTGGCCTGGGCGTCGGTCATCACCGATCGGGTGATCGTGTGCCCCACACTCCGTGGCAATCGTCTCCTGGCGGCACACACCACGGTGTACGCGTACGAGTTTGCCGATAGGGCTGCTCCCGCGTTGCTTCCCATTCCTGCGGGGATGCCGGCGGGCGCCATGCACACGGCGGAATTGCCCTACCTCTTCGACTTGACGTCCCCTTCGGCGACGCTCGCCCCCGCGCAGCAATCGCTGGCCGCGACCATGGTTGGCTATTGGACGCGGTTTGCGCGTACCGGCAACCCCAACGGGCGCGAGCTGCCCGCGTGGACAAGGTTCCGCGGATGGAATGCGACACCCTACGTGCAATCGCTGAACACCGGAACCAACGCGATTGGGCCCGTGGACCTCGGCGCCGAGCATCGCTGCGATTTTTGGGAGAGCCTTTAG
- a CDS encoding ABC transporter ATP-binding protein — MSHSHDLPLLELRNVTKVYGERDAEVRALDGVSFAMQHGEFVAVVGASGSGKSTAMNIIGALDTPTSGAYFVRGIDVTALDTDALARLRRHCIGFVFQGFNLLPRTTALENVELPLVYRRVPRSHRRELAREALHAVGLEGREHHKPNELSGGQQQRVAIARAIVTNPLLVVADEPTGNLDSARKGEIMRLLAGLNRTRGMSVVMVTHEPDVARWARRIIRFHDGMVAEDAPNTPEES, encoded by the coding sequence ATGTCGCACAGCCATGATTTGCCGCTTCTCGAGCTGCGCAATGTCACGAAGGTGTACGGCGAACGCGACGCCGAGGTGCGTGCGCTCGATGGCGTGAGCTTCGCGATGCAGCACGGTGAGTTCGTGGCCGTCGTGGGGGCGAGCGGCTCGGGCAAGTCGACGGCGATGAACATCATTGGAGCGCTCGATACTCCGACGTCGGGCGCGTACTTCGTTCGAGGCATCGACGTGACCGCGCTCGACACCGATGCGCTCGCGCGCCTGCGGCGACACTGCATCGGATTCGTCTTCCAGGGCTTCAACCTGCTTCCGCGCACGACGGCGTTGGAGAACGTGGAGCTTCCCCTCGTCTATCGGCGCGTGCCGCGTTCCCATCGCCGTGAGCTTGCGCGCGAGGCGCTGCATGCAGTGGGGCTCGAGGGACGCGAGCACCACAAGCCCAACGAGCTCTCGGGAGGGCAGCAGCAGCGCGTGGCCATTGCGCGCGCGATCGTGACGAATCCGTTGCTGGTGGTGGCCGACGAGCCGACGGGCAATCTCGACTCGGCACGGAAGGGCGAGATCATGCGCCTCCTCGCCGGGCTGAATCGCACCCGTGGCATGAGCGTCGTGATGGTGACCCACGAACCGGACGTCGCGCGCTGGGCGCGCCGCATCATTCGGTTTCACGATGGAATGGTTGCGGAGGACGCGCCGAATACGCCCGAGGAATCGTAA
- a CDS encoding aldehyde dehydrogenase family protein, translating into MSNVISVVQAFDRALIREIPGDDDRALEAKLAAAERALRERNSWLEPHRRGAILQRTASLLEAKQIHFAELIAREGGKPLTDATVEVIRAIDGLRNAAEELRHFGGREIPMGLTGASEGRWAFTTKEPIGVVAAISAFNHPLNLIVHQIAPAIAVGCPVIVKPAVPTPLSCLELVELFREAGLDERWCQAFVTDDNALAERLATDPRVAFLSFIGSARVGWYLRSKLAPGTRCALEHGGAAPVIVDASAKLDRIIEPIVKGGYYHAGQVCVSTQRIFVHTDVLADFVERLAARVKSLRVGDPRLPETEVGPLIHPREADRVASWIHEAVEGGARLIGGGRPSETTLVPSILIEPAADAKVSRLEVFGPVTCVYGFRELDEAIDVANSLPFAFQASVFSTNIGPALRAARRLDASAVMVNDHTAFRTDWMPFAGRRQSGYGIGGIPWSMEAMSQEKMLVLRYDGLGLET; encoded by the coding sequence ATGTCCAACGTGATTTCGGTCGTTCAGGCCTTCGATCGTGCACTCATTCGGGAGATACCGGGCGACGATGACCGCGCGCTCGAGGCCAAGCTCGCCGCGGCGGAGAGAGCCCTGCGCGAGCGCAACTCGTGGCTCGAACCGCATCGGCGGGGCGCCATCCTCCAGCGAACTGCGAGTTTGCTCGAGGCGAAGCAAATCCACTTTGCAGAGCTCATCGCGCGCGAGGGCGGCAAACCGCTGACCGACGCCACGGTCGAGGTGATCCGGGCGATCGATGGACTGCGAAACGCGGCCGAGGAGCTTCGCCATTTCGGCGGTCGCGAGATCCCCATGGGCCTCACCGGCGCGAGCGAGGGGCGATGGGCCTTCACCACGAAGGAGCCCATCGGGGTGGTCGCCGCGATATCGGCCTTCAATCATCCATTGAACTTGATCGTTCATCAGATCGCCCCGGCGATTGCCGTCGGATGCCCAGTGATCGTCAAGCCGGCGGTGCCCACGCCGCTGTCGTGCCTCGAGCTGGTCGAGCTGTTTCGCGAGGCCGGGCTCGACGAACGGTGGTGTCAGGCCTTCGTCACCGATGACAATGCCTTGGCCGAGCGCCTCGCGACGGATCCACGCGTGGCGTTTTTGAGCTTCATCGGTTCGGCCCGCGTCGGGTGGTACCTGCGCAGCAAGCTGGCGCCCGGAACGCGCTGCGCACTGGAGCATGGCGGCGCAGCACCCGTCATCGTCGACGCCAGCGCAAAGCTGGATCGGATCATCGAGCCCATCGTGAAGGGCGGCTACTACCACGCGGGCCAGGTTTGCGTGTCCACGCAGCGGATCTTCGTTCATACCGACGTTTTGGCCGATTTCGTCGAGCGGCTCGCGGCGCGGGTGAAATCGCTCCGCGTCGGCGATCCGCGGCTGCCCGAGACCGAGGTGGGACCGCTGATCCATCCGCGGGAGGCCGATCGCGTCGCGTCGTGGATCCACGAAGCGGTGGAGGGGGGCGCGCGCCTGATCGGCGGCGGGCGCCCATCCGAGACCACGCTCGTTCCGTCCATCCTGATCGAGCCCGCCGCGGATGCGAAGGTGTCTCGGCTCGAGGTGTTCGGCCCCGTGACGTGCGTCTATGGATTCCGCGAGCTGGACGAAGCCATCGACGTCGCAAACTCCTTGCCATTCGCGTTTCAGGCGAGCGTCTTCTCCACGAACATCGGGCCGGCGCTTCGGGCGGCCCGTCGTCTCGACGCGTCGGCCGTCATGGTCAACGACCACACCGCGTTTCGCACCGATTGGATGCCCTTCGCGGGGCGGCGCCAATCCGGTTACGGCATCGGCGGCATCCCGTGGTCCATGGAGGCGATGTCGCAGGAGAAGATGCT
- a CDS encoding acetolactate synthase large subunit, protein MSKGSDLLVAALENEGVDRIFGIPGEENLDVVESIRKSSIQLVLTRHEQAAAFMAATYGRLTGKPGVCITTLGPGALNLTTGAAYALLGAMPMILITGQKGILSSRQARFQIIDVIATMKPLTKLSRQIVSPRMIPTLVREAFRVAQEERPGPVHLELPEDIAAEECGEVALIPPHPVELPLASASALDRAAHMVLQAERPLVMLGAAASRPRSTSDLAQFVLRTRIPYFTTQMGKGSVPGGSDLYMGTAALSERDYVHEAIDRADLIITIGHDTVEKPPFIMGVAGPKVIHVGYQPANVEQVYFPQAEIIGDLGASLRLLADRLEGKIPNAQALLPLREGILSRIAARATEDRLTPQRLVHDVRAVMPADGILALDNGMYKIWFARNYRTQVANTILLDNALATMGAGLPSAMMAALLYPQRRVMAVCGDGGFMMNSQELETAIRLKLNLVVLIIEDHAYGMIRWKQATEQFADFGMSFGNPDFTKYAEAYGAKATRVGAASELRASLEHAFAGGGVHLVIVPIDYSENKRVLVDELRERVPAA, encoded by the coding sequence ATGTCCAAAGGTTCTGACTTGCTCGTCGCAGCCCTCGAGAACGAAGGCGTAGATCGCATTTTCGGGATCCCGGGGGAAGAAAACCTCGATGTCGTGGAATCCATTCGAAAGTCGTCGATCCAGCTCGTGCTCACGCGTCACGAGCAGGCGGCGGCGTTCATGGCTGCGACGTACGGAAGGCTCACCGGCAAACCGGGGGTCTGCATCACCACCCTCGGGCCTGGCGCGCTGAACCTCACGACCGGCGCGGCCTATGCACTCCTCGGCGCCATGCCGATGATCCTCATCACCGGGCAAAAGGGGATTCTGTCGTCGCGGCAAGCCCGCTTTCAAATCATCGACGTGATCGCCACCATGAAGCCGTTGACCAAGCTCTCGCGCCAAATCGTCTCGCCGAGGATGATCCCGACGTTGGTGCGCGAAGCCTTCCGCGTGGCGCAGGAAGAGCGGCCGGGGCCCGTGCACCTGGAGCTCCCCGAGGATATCGCGGCCGAGGAGTGCGGAGAGGTCGCCTTGATTCCTCCGCACCCGGTCGAGCTTCCGCTGGCCAGTGCGAGTGCCCTCGATCGCGCGGCGCACATGGTGCTGCAGGCCGAGCGTCCGCTGGTGATGCTCGGGGCGGCCGCATCTCGCCCGCGTTCGACCTCGGACCTGGCGCAATTCGTCTTACGGACGCGTATTCCGTATTTCACGACGCAAATGGGCAAAGGGTCGGTGCCGGGTGGCTCCGACCTTTACATGGGGACGGCCGCGCTCTCCGAGCGGGATTACGTGCACGAAGCCATCGATCGCGCGGATCTCATCATCACCATTGGGCACGACACCGTCGAAAAGCCGCCGTTCATCATGGGGGTCGCGGGGCCGAAGGTGATTCATGTCGGCTACCAGCCTGCCAACGTCGAGCAGGTCTACTTCCCGCAAGCGGAGATCATTGGAGATCTCGGGGCGTCGCTGAGGCTCCTCGCGGATCGCCTGGAGGGCAAGATCCCGAATGCGCAGGCGCTTCTGCCCCTGCGAGAAGGCATCTTGAGCCGAATCGCGGCGCGCGCAACCGAGGACCGCCTCACGCCCCAGCGCCTCGTCCACGACGTGCGTGCGGTCATGCCCGCCGATGGCATCCTGGCGCTGGACAATGGGATGTACAAGATATGGTTCGCACGGAACTACCGCACGCAGGTCGCGAATACCATTTTGCTGGACAACGCATTGGCCACCATGGGCGCGGGGCTCCCCTCGGCGATGATGGCCGCGTTGTTGTATCCCCAGCGCCGAGTCATGGCCGTGTGCGGAGACGGCGGGTTCATGATGAACAGCCAGGAGCTCGAGACGGCCATTCGGCTAAAGCTCAATCTGGTCGTTCTCATCATCGAGGATCACGCCTACGGAATGATTCGCTGGAAGCAGGCGACGGAGCAATTCGCGGATTTCGGAATGAGCTTCGGCAATCCGGACTTCACGAAGTACGCCGAGGCGTACGGCGCGAAGGCGACGCGGGTCGGTGCGGCGAGCGAACTGCGGGCGAGCCTCGAACATGCGTTTGCGGGCGGCGGCGTCCATCTCGTCATCGTCCCGATAGACTATTCGGAAAACAAACGGGTCCTCGTCGACGAACTGCGCGAGCGGGTGCCGGCGGCTTAG
- a CDS encoding TolC family protein, translating to MSRFRFLLRFLFAGALVSLSARDARAEREGGQIVSEAGVVQSALAHNPGLAAARTELRRAALLEEGEGHRYGFVLGLDGQADRTKTPSLSVSGVTTPESTTYKLGAQISRHFLWGTDLTLRLEGQSQRMQSTFVNTTANPPQLATFTFGPAYGALAKLSLKQPLLRGAGRDVFEAELVQARASRAKAASASEQTASELMRDVLKGYWELFYASRAVEIRERSLGRGRAELADAAARIRTGSAAPADALTIETDVAKREEDVTGALREERKSSNELARLVGDASLGARRADVTRAPPAPVPPPPDARERALAVSYELAGQRAEVNLAEVRARTAADELRPKLDLDAYVQAQGLGNREIPPALQQVYGLEAWSAHVGLTFEAPLDGTRRRAEKTRADLAISSAQQKLEETKQRILKELENAVADSASAQRRLELAGATFSIAEQQLTAKEQLFRTGGATALELVKAEDDVRDAELRRTRAHVDWVQADVTIAHLTGRLLTRSE from the coding sequence ATGAGTAGATTCCGGTTCTTACTTCGGTTTCTCTTTGCGGGGGCGCTCGTGTCACTTTCGGCACGAGATGCACGGGCCGAGCGCGAGGGAGGGCAAATCGTCAGTGAGGCGGGCGTGGTGCAAAGTGCACTGGCGCACAATCCAGGCCTCGCGGCCGCGAGGACGGAGCTGCGCCGCGCGGCGTTGCTCGAGGAAGGCGAGGGGCATCGCTACGGATTCGTCTTGGGGCTCGATGGTCAGGCGGATCGCACGAAGACGCCCTCTCTCAGCGTCTCCGGGGTGACGACGCCGGAGTCGACGACGTACAAGCTTGGCGCGCAGATCTCGCGGCACTTCCTTTGGGGAACGGATCTGACCTTGCGGCTCGAAGGCCAGAGCCAGCGTATGCAGTCGACCTTCGTGAATACGACTGCGAACCCGCCGCAGCTCGCGACCTTCACCTTTGGCCCGGCCTACGGCGCGCTGGCCAAGCTGTCGCTGAAGCAGCCGCTCTTGCGCGGCGCAGGGCGCGACGTCTTCGAGGCCGAGCTGGTGCAAGCGAGGGCCTCACGCGCGAAGGCCGCGAGTGCCTCGGAGCAAACGGCGAGCGAGTTGATGCGTGACGTGCTCAAAGGCTACTGGGAGCTCTTTTACGCGAGCCGTGCGGTGGAAATTCGGGAGCGCAGTCTGGGACGAGGCCGCGCGGAGCTCGCCGATGCCGCCGCACGCATCCGCACGGGCAGCGCCGCCCCTGCCGATGCACTCACCATCGAAACCGATGTGGCGAAACGCGAGGAGGACGTGACGGGGGCGTTGCGCGAGGAGCGTAAGAGCTCGAACGAGCTTGCTCGCCTGGTGGGCGACGCGTCGTTGGGGGCACGCCGCGCCGATGTGACCCGCGCTCCGCCTGCGCCGGTGCCGCCTCCGCCGGACGCGCGCGAGCGTGCACTCGCGGTGTCGTACGAATTGGCCGGGCAGCGCGCGGAGGTGAATCTTGCGGAGGTTCGGGCACGCACGGCGGCCGACGAGCTTCGCCCGAAGCTCGATCTCGATGCGTACGTCCAGGCGCAAGGCCTGGGAAACCGCGAGATACCGCCCGCGCTGCAGCAGGTTTACGGCCTCGAGGCGTGGAGCGCGCACGTGGGGCTGACCTTCGAGGCCCCGCTCGACGGTACGCGCCGCCGTGCGGAGAAAACACGCGCGGACCTGGCGATATCCTCGGCGCAGCAAAAGCTCGAAGAGACGAAACAGCGCATCTTGAAGGAGCTGGAAAACGCCGTCGCCGATAGTGCGTCCGCCCAGCGCCGTCTGGAGCTCGCCGGTGCGACGTTCTCCATCGCCGAGCAACAGCTCACCGCCAAAGAGCAACTCTTTCGCACCGGCGGTGCCACGGCGCTGGAGCTCGTGAAGGCGGAAGACGACGTGCGTGACGCCGAACTCCGCCGCACGCGCGCCCACGTCGATTGGGTCCAAGCGGACGTCACCATCGCGCACCTCACCGGCCGTCTCCTCACGCGCAGCGAATAG
- a CDS encoding ABC transporter permease — protein MWTETWLMALGALRRNAMRSLLTMLGIVIGVASVIAMVTLGRAATVRVTKEVASLGTNMLIVSPGSRRGSMTKMHSFDMSDVRALAREVPGLTGLAPVASSNVRAVYGSTNSKTTAYGSTNDYFRVRNLRVLAGRDFSESELEAGLAVCVLGETVRRKLFGPENPLGEMMRLDTVSCKVIGVLESKGQTSFGQDQDDVVIMPLRAVQRRLTGNSDIGTIFVTIGDEATIRRAKDTVRGVLRERRRTPSQEDDDFYIGDTREIAKSVSSVTEALTALLAAIAAVSLLVGGIGIMNIMLVSVTERTREIGTRLAIGALARDVLLQFLVESIFLCAIGGAVGVAVGLGGSFAVARMLALPFAIDVVLIAGAFAFSAVLGIAFGFLPARKAARLHPIEALRHE, from the coding sequence ATGTGGACCGAGACGTGGCTCATGGCGCTCGGGGCATTGCGGCGAAATGCGATGCGATCTTTGCTCACGATGCTCGGCATCGTCATCGGCGTCGCATCGGTCATTGCGATGGTGACGTTGGGGCGCGCGGCGACCGTGCGGGTCACGAAGGAGGTCGCGAGCCTCGGCACCAACATGTTGATCGTGTCGCCCGGTTCGCGCCGCGGGTCGATGACGAAGATGCACTCCTTCGACATGAGCGACGTGCGCGCCCTCGCGCGCGAGGTGCCCGGCCTCACCGGCCTCGCGCCCGTCGCATCGTCGAACGTACGTGCGGTGTACGGAAGCACGAACTCCAAAACGACCGCGTACGGCTCGACCAATGACTACTTTCGCGTACGAAACCTGCGTGTTCTCGCCGGGCGTGATTTCTCGGAATCGGAGCTCGAGGCCGGTCTTGCGGTGTGCGTGCTCGGTGAAACGGTGCGACGGAAGCTGTTTGGCCCCGAGAATCCGCTCGGTGAGATGATGCGGTTGGACACCGTCAGCTGCAAAGTCATCGGCGTGCTCGAGTCGAAAGGGCAGACGTCGTTCGGTCAGGACCAGGACGACGTCGTCATCATGCCACTTCGCGCCGTGCAGCGACGCCTCACCGGGAACTCCGACATCGGAACCATTTTTGTGACCATCGGCGACGAGGCGACGATCCGGCGAGCGAAAGACACGGTCCGTGGGGTATTGCGCGAACGGAGGCGCACCCCGTCGCAGGAGGACGACGATTTCTACATCGGCGATACGCGCGAGATCGCCAAATCCGTCAGCAGCGTGACGGAGGCCCTCACCGCACTTCTCGCGGCCATCGCCGCGGTGAGCCTTTTGGTCGGCGGAATCGGAATCATGAACATCATGTTGGTCTCGGTCACCGAGCGCACGCGCGAAATTGGAACGCGCCTGGCGATCGGCGCGCTCGCTCGAGACGTGTTGTTGCAGTTCCTCGTGGAGTCGATCTTTCTTTGCGCCATCGGAGGGGCCGTCGGTGTGGCGGTGGGATTGGGAGGCTCGTTCGCGGTGGCGCGCATGCTCGCACTGCCCTTCGCCATCGACGTCGTGCTCATCGCGGGGGCTTTCGCCTTTTCGGCGGTGCTTGGAATCGCCTTTGGCTTCTTACCTGCGCGCAAGGCCGCGCGTCTTCATCCCATCGAGGCACTTCGTCATGAGTAG